The following are encoded in a window of Alosa sapidissima isolate fAloSap1 chromosome 10, fAloSap1.pri, whole genome shotgun sequence genomic DNA:
- the lysmd1 gene encoding lysM and putative peptidoglycan-binding domain-containing protein 1 produces the protein MSSDRHPNGARGLLRGQRTRSYGSIVNSSLSPVGLRQKRIEHQVQPGETLQGLALKYGVSMEQIKRANRLYTNESIFLKKSLSIPVLSDLDKGLFSNEEEASDEEICQGDSAPKNEPVENGTAQKDSEKDSSGADLSPMDYLKRIDSLITQSKQAAAKTCREEKAFALEDPLHSSRVLRSHVSPSRGRAASSHERQPQATIGAVPLTITRRTKKLREKEDEIFQL, from the exons ATGTCGTCGGACCGTCATCCAAATGGGGCTCGTGGCCTCCTCCGCGGACAACGGACGAGATCTTATGGAAGTATAGTGAATTCATCCTTGTCACCTGTAGGCCTACGCCAAAAGCGAATTGAGCATCAAGTTCAACCTGGAGAAACCCTTCAAGGACTGGCTCTGAAGTATGGCGTTTCT ATGGAACAAATTAAAAGAGCTAACAGACTGTACACAAATGAATCTATATTCCTCAAGaagtctctctccatccctgtgcTGTCAGACCTTGATAAGGGCCTGTTCAGCAATGAAGAGGAGGCCTCTGATGAGGAGATATGTCAAGGAGACAGCGCACCTAAAAATGAGCCGGTTGAGAATGGAACAGCACAGAAAGATTCAGAGAAAGACTCTAGTGGTGCAGACCTTTCACCAATGGATTATCTGAAACGGATTGACAGTTTGATCACCCAGTCAAAACAGGCGGCTGCAAAGACATGCAGGGAAGAGAAAGC GTTTGCTTTGGAAGACCCACTTCACTCGAGCAGAGTGCTGAGGAGCCACGTCTCACCCTCTCGTGGCAGGGCAGCCTCCTCACATGAGCGGCAACCTCAGGCCACCATTGGGGCTGTTCCACTCACCATCACCAGACGTACCAAGAAACTTCGGGAGAAGGAAGATGAGATCTTTCAACTTTGA